One Phaseolus vulgaris cultivar G19833 chromosome 2, P. vulgaris v2.0, whole genome shotgun sequence DNA window includes the following coding sequences:
- the LOC137811713 gene encoding uncharacterized protein, whose translation MDLAPEELQFLNITDILRESTSIPKRCPKTFYLITLTLIFPLSFAILAHSLFTHPLISQLQNPFNDPSQTSHQWTLLLIIQFSYLLFLFAFSLLSTAAVVFTVASLYTAKAVSFSSTLAAIPRVFKRLFLTFLWVTLFMILYNSLILLSLLLIIVAIDTDNSLLLLLSLLVILSLFLVAHVYITALWHLASVVSVLEPVYGLAAMKKSYQLLKGRTKYAAVLVAGYLVVCSIISGVFSVVVVHGGDAYGVFTRIVVGGFLVGLLVIVNLVGLLVQSVFYYVCKSFHHQGIDKSALHDHLGGYLGEYVPLKSSIQMENLDV comes from the coding sequence ATGGATCTGGCACCGGAGGAGCTTCAATTTCTGAACATCACCGACATCCTGCGAGAATCGACCTCAATCCCCAAACGTTGTCCGAAGACCTTCTACCTGATAACGCTTACCCTGATCTTTCCCCTCTCCTTTGCGATCCTGGCTCACTCGCTCTTCACGCACCCTCTCATCTCGCAGCTCCAGAACCCCTTCAACGACCCCTCCCAGACCTCGCATCAGTGGACCCTCCTCCTCATCATCCAGTTCTCCTacctcctcttcctcttcgccTTCTCCCTCCTCTCCACCGCCGCCGTCGTCTTCACCGTTGCCTCCCTCTACACCGCCAAGGCCGTCTCCTTCTCCTCCACCCTCGCCGCCATCCCCCGCGTCTTCAAGCGCCTCTTCCTCACCTTCCTATGGGTCACCCTCTTCATGATCCTCTACAACTCCCTCATCCTCCTCTCCCTCCTCCTCATCATCGTCGCCATCGACACCGATAActccctcctcctcctcctctccCTCCTCGTCATCCTTTCCCTCTTCCTTGTCGCCCATGTCTACATCACCGCCCTCTGGCACCTCGCCTCCGTTgtctccgtcctcgagcccgTCTACGGCCTCGCCGCCATGAAGAAAAGCTACCAGCTTCTCAAGGGTAGGACCAAGTATGCCGCCGTTCTCGTCGCCGGCTACCTCGTTGTCTGCAGCATCATCTCTGGGGTCTTCAGTGTCGTCGTCGTCCACGGTGGGGACGCGTACGGCGTCTTCACTAGGATTGTCGTTGGAGGGTTCCTCGTGGGGCTGTTGGTGATTGTCAATTTGGTTGGGTTGTTGGTGCAGAGCGTTTTTTACTACGTTTGCAAGAGTTTCCACCACCAGGGGATTGATAAGAGCGCGCTGCACGATCACCTCGGAGGGTACCTTGGGGAATATGTGCCTCTCAAGAGCAGCATTCAGATGGAGAATTTGGATGTATGA